Genomic DNA from Setaria italica strain Yugu1 chromosome V, Setaria_italica_v2.0, whole genome shotgun sequence:
aggctatttacaaaactcattacataagtggagttagcacgtgtcacatcgaatgtttagatattaattaggagtaccTAAACATAAgctggaggctaaacggcgagatgaatctattaaacctaattaaaccatcattaacaaatgtttactgtagcaacccattgtcaaattatggactaattaggcttaatagattcgtctcgccgtttagcctccacttatgtaatgggttttgtaaatagtctacgtttaatactcctaattagtatctaaacattcgatgtgacaggtgctaaaaataagtcagaggaaccaaaccaggtcTAAGTTCGTTTGGTTAAAAACAGTTCCACCCCCGGAGTTGTTTTATATGGATAAAGCTCTAACTTCTGTTagagagggtgtttggataccacccgttaaagtttagcatatgtCACATTTgatgtttaatactaattagatattaaatataggctaattataaaattaattgcacagatggagtttaattcgcgagacgaatctattaagcctaattagtccatgatctgATAATGTGGTGccacagtaaccatttgctaatgatggattaattaggcttaatagatttgtctcgcgatttagcctcggggtctgcaattagttttataattagctcatatttaatcctcctaattagcatctgaacatgtGATGTAACACTAGcacatagtatccaaacacctctactaaaatttagcacatagTAGTAGGAGTTCGAGGCCTACCAAGAACTAGCCCCATTAcatcaatctttttttttgtcctcgtttgtgtaaaaaaaaattatcctcGTTtgtgtaaaagaaaaaaagaggctAGAGGTTTCTACAGGCGCCCAGGTCCCCAAAAAATACTAAAGAACGTAAcagtaataaaaaataaatcacGCCCGGTGGGACTCGAACCCACAATCGCCTGATTAGAAGTCAGACGCCTTATCCATTAGGCCACGGGCGCTTTCTTGATACAAGTCGAGAGGAAACATATAGGTACATACTTACAACTTCAGGGTTTTACTTACAACCCACCTGCGCCTCTGCCTGAGCAGGAACCTCAAGCTATTCTTGCTAATAGAACGCACACGGATACTTATATTCTGTGTCCACATGCGTGTGGATCTCCATCCAATCTGTTGGGCTAATTCAAGTTTCAAGGGAAAAGGGGAAGGTACTACCAACCAATATTTAGAGGGGTTTGATACtgtatgctaaactttagtagtgtcacatcagatgtttggatgctaattagaaggattaaacatgagctaattataaaactaattgcagaaccctgtgctagttcgcgagacaaatctattaagcctaattaatccatcattagcaaatggttattgtagcaccacattgtcaaatcatggagtaattagacttaatagattcatctcgcgaattagactccatctgtgcaattagttttgtaattagcctatgtttaatactcctaattagcatccaaacatctgatatgacagGTGCAAACTTTAATAGGGGTATcaaaacacccccttactcCATCGCTGCAAAAGTGTGGCTTTCAATCCAACCTTATCTAAAAGACATATTCCATCACAGCCAATTGGCATATGAATTTACAGCACAAGGGAGGCACTGCCAAAGTGAATCAGACAAAATCTCATATCTTTGTTAAACATTATTCTGAGTCCAGCAAAGGTCCCTTTTACAACCAATCAACCTGATGCACCCAGCATAACTCAAAAACAGAATGATCTCTAGCCACATCGGCAAACTGATCAGTTAAGCGTAATGGTTCAAACGGATGCTAGGCATCTACGCCAATCTCAGTTTGGTACATCAGGCTTTTGATATAAAGGTTCCAGACATTCTTTTGCGCGATGGACCTTCGATTGGAGGTAGAAGCTCCCGTTCTTCGCATTCCTCTCAAACATTGTGTCATACTTCTGCAGAGTAATCGAACAAAAGAAATTTGACGTTAGGCTTGCCTCAGTCAATGGTTCTACAGTATGAAATTAACAGACTAATGGCTACATGGACATATTTTGTTCACAGATTAATATATTTTCAGTTGTCACGGACCTGAACAATCTCTTCCCAAGTCGATTTTTCACTAATACCCAGTATCTGCCGGGCTTCTTGCTCAGTCATGACCTTGCTAGCCCGTCTGATACCATTTATAGCTTCTTGGGCAGCTCCAGTTTGGTTCGCATCTAcaagaaaaatcagaaacaattaattgcatttcacgTGGATACTGTAGCCATGCAGATGCATGTTTCAGAATGAAAGCAAACTCCTTAGGTAAATGATGTTTCAGGATTAAGTAAGTCAGACAAGCCATCTAGTTCAGCATTCTCGTGTTGTTATCCATCTAAGGCTATGCATTAAAAATCTGATCTAATCAAATGTCAAATGGAGACAGTATGAAATTGACTTAGGCACACGTGTATGCAAGCACTTCATACATGCTTCAATATTAATAAAGTGAGACAACATATCCTCCTGATGGGAGCAGACCATATTGTGGAACTTACCATCGCTTATTAGTTCACAAATGCAGAATTATTTAAAAGAAGAAAGTAATTCATTTTTCACATCTTTGATTTGCAATTTAACAACATGGCACCCCAAGCTATTCGATGCTCCTAATGAAAGGACCAACCAACAGAAATACACAATGGCTGGCTAGTGGCTACCCTGGTACAGCAACATCATAATCATATCACCACCACCCAAACTGTGACAGGCTGGCAGAATGGCTACCAGGGACAAAtgcctcaaaaaaaaaatttgaaccgACATTACAAGCTTTATAGAATGCATACATGAAAAGATTCACAAGTAGCAGTAACAGGGGTAAAATTTTCAATCTCTAATTGTATTTTAACAAATAGAGCTGTTCCAAATGGTACCCCTAAATCTTAAAGATTACTCAGGTAACCTCCCATCAGAAACCTGGGACAAGAGAGGACACACTAGGGGCAAAAGGACTTCAAATTCGTATTTGGGATTGACATTGTGAGCCAGTCAGCTGTCAGCCAGATACCACCACCAAGCAAAAAGAGTTGGAGATGGctctaatcttttttttttgagggcagTTGGAGATGACTCTAGTCACTGACAATTACAGTCTGCATAAATGACTAGCCCAGAGAATGATACGCCATGGTTTCACGATGTCAGGCACCCAATGTAGAATCAAAGTAGGCCGCAAATCCTAGTTTTTGACAAGGCAAAGAGGAGCGAGCACTCACTGACGATGGCTTTGCGATAGGCCTGGAGCATGGCCCTGCCCATGACGCTCCCGCCCATGACGATGAGATTCGCGAGGAGCCTGGCCGCCTGTTAAAAGATCGATCAGAAGCGTCAGGGGAGGGAGTAACCTCgcaaggggaaggggaaggagcgcATGGACGAATCGCTCGCTAGtagggggaaaaaaaattcgATGGAGGAATCAGAACATCGGCGTACCATGACGATGTATTCCTTTCCTCCTcctgtgacggcggcggcggcggggaaggaaCCCTAGGGGATAGGCGCGACCTCGGAGCAGGCGCTCGCCGGGGACGGGCGGCAGCGAATCGCGAGGAGGGAAGGAGGGCACGCCGCCGGACGGCTACGGCCTCTCCGATTGGCTCAGAGAAGTGGCGGCTGCGTTGCTTCGGGTTTGGCTCGTCGCGTCGGGGCGGGTTGGTTTGTTTGGTGTTGGGGTCCGTTTTGGCCTCTCAGCCGTCTTTGAGCACTAGGGCTCATCTTGTGCGGCACGAAAGACGGTTGTGGTGGAGTGCCACGCGGACCGGAACACAAACGCACTAGTTGGGCCAATTCTAAGGGCCCACCACCGGGCCCAATATGTCCATCGTTGCCCGAGGACTTCCGAAAGTATTACCCAACTTCCACCGTTTGAGATGCGTGCACACACCACCGTCCGTTAGATGTATCTTCACTTgattaaggccatgtttagttacccccaaCTCTCAccatgtaaaaagaagattctccatcacatcacacttacggtacatgcatggagtactcaatgtagacgaaattaaaaactaattgtacagttttattgtactttgcgagacgaatcttttgagcctaattagtcaatatttggacaataattcacaaatacaaacgaaacgctacagtgtttgcatcttcaaagttgggcaactaaacaagacctaaatAAACCTGGAACAAGGTTACAATAGCACCCAATTCTCACATCATGAATCATATACGAATGATGAATCACAGGCCTATTTAGAAAAATGTCATTCCAAAAATAGTCACACAGTAATAACAAGGGATGAACCGATGAAGATTAGAAATCTAGGACTGAGGATATACATGTTTCCTGTACAGATTGGGCGTCCATGTCTGCTGTAATCTTAATTGGGTGGCCTCTGATGGGCTGGAAAAGCAGAGGTGGTGCGCGGGATTCATGGGTAATGGAAAGTGGTGATGCTGGAGGCAAGGCTTAGAGACTCGTCGAGCTAGATGCAGCGCTGGCCGGCGGAGGCCTTCACGGTGGACAGCGTCACATCAAGGTGTCTGGACTTCTCGCCGGCTTCCCGTCGTAATCGAAGGTGGGGATGGGCTGTGTGTATATCCAATTACACTTGTTTAGCACTTTTTCCTTGGGGCTCTTCCCTGATTTGGGTCACCGGCAATCACACGGGCGCCGTGAAGGAGATGGCAACGGCACGAGGCAGACGAGGAAGCTCGGCGGGGTGTGGTAGCATCAGATGCAGGGGCAAGGAATGGCGGACGGGAGAGTCAACAGAAGGCGGGCGTAGCGGTAGCGGCGCTGGTGCTGCCGTGctggagggaggggagggagagcaGCGGCGCCGTAGCCCATCGGCTTCGGCGCGTCTGCACGATTTGGTGTTGCGCTTGGGGAACGAAGAATCCAGATGAGTCTGGATCCTGTGTGCCAAGCATGATGCAGCCGACGTCATGGAGGCTTGATCCGATGTTTCTGGTTCTGCGCATCTCTGATCTGACGGCTCTCAAGGAAATGATGACGTGGCGTGATGGATTTTCTGTACCGCGACGCGGTTTCAGTCTTCAAAGATTCTCCACCGATTCCCGCGGGAGATCTGTCAAACAGTTTTTCACAGAAGAggagtgattctctgctgattcagtgattctctgaaatgaattAAGAGACTGGAAGCTGAAAAAAAATAGCTTTTTCTGATTTTGCGAAGTGATTCTCGAGAAGTATTTTCAACCACAGAATCatttctctcagagaatcaacTCTAGTAGAGAATCAGAATAAGATAAGCTCTACTAAACGTACCCTAACTTCAAAGTTAACATGCGCGCACAGTACTGATACATTTTAGCAGCCAACTTGGATTCCGGTCGAAGTTTTACTTCTCGTCCATTATCTGATTGTCCTttccgtcgccgtcgacgacatTCTTGTACTGGTACGTGATCGCGCACACAAGGAAGTAGCCCAAGTTCACGGCGGCGACCAAGGCCAGCGTCCAGTACACCATGTCCAGGCGCGACCGGTTCAGGTCGTCGGGCAGCCACCCCGTGGCGCGCCGCACGGCATCCACGAACGCCGTGCTCAGGTACGACCCGACGGCGATGAACAGAGGCGGCATCGCGGTCGCCGTGCTCCGCAGCGTCGCCGGGAACTCCTGGTAGAACAGCGCCGTGTTCCCCGGCAGGTGcagcgcctcctccgcgccggtCAGCGCCAGCTGCGCCACCAGCCACAGCGCCGACATCGGCACGGTGGCTGCTGAGCCATGGGCGTGCGCCACGCGGATCCGTCTCCGCTCCACGAGCGCGGCGACGGCCATGCTGGCGACGTTCAGGGCGTGCCCGAGGCCGACGCGTTGGAGCGGGGTCGGcttgcggccgccggcgagcctctCCCAGAgcggggcgacgaggcggtcgTAGAGCGCGGCGGAGAGGACGAAGGCGATCAGCACGGTGACGGTCATGGAGGCGGCCGGGACGGCGAAgcggggcccgagggcgcgGTCCATGGTGAGGGCCTGGAGGACGGTGAGGCTCACCTGCGCGTTCACCGTCGTGCTCACCAGGATCCCCGACGACCACAGCGGCAGCACGCGGAGGAGCGATTTCAAGTCCTCCACCTCTCGCACCGTGCACAGGCGCCATGGCTTGCCTACGGACACCTCACCTTCCGCAACCATCGCAGCTCGGTTCAAGAACCTGACAGGAGTATGATCATGACCTGTTTGAAACCCAAGAATTTGGAAAGATTCGGACGGAAACAATTCAAATTTCATAGGAACCAGGGATAATGCATTTCCAAATGGGGCCTCAATTTTGAAAATGTCTTCTGAGAATTTCAGGTAGATTCACAGACCTGAATCTCTGGCTTGGAGCATGATATTGTGTTTGAGTGGTCGCGTCAGAGTGACGACTTGATCCATGGTGATACTGCATTCTCGCAAGTGAGGTCGAGCTCAGCGTTGCCTTCCTCGCagcggccaccaccaccctcgCCAGGGCCGTAAACGGGCTCCCTTTCTGAACGGGCCGTCTGTAATATCTCGACCCGGCAAGCAACGCGATGAGGCCCAGTCCAGTCGTGACAACACAGACGCCGAAGCCCAGGGCCCAGCTGACGCTGTCCTGCACGTACACGAGCGCGGTGTCGCCGGCCACGTAGGAGGCGTAGAGGCAGACGAAGTACCAGCTGAAGAAGGAGGcgtcccggccgcgccgccgctcctcctcgccgccgacgaacTGGTccgcgcccagcgccgccgcgttgTACCGCGTCCCGCCGTTGCCGACGGCCAGGAGGCACACCGCCGCGTAGAGGACCGCTGCTTGGATGGCGCTCGGCGGTTGGCATGATggtggcgacgacgacgcggcggcgcccggcgcgcACGCCGGCGGACGCAGCGACGGGAACGCGGCCGTCAGCGTGAAAACCACAAATGACTGCACATTTTACTTAGCATAAGTAAATCACACAGCCGCAGAACGAAGCTAATGATCAGGAATTCAGAGGATAAGTGTGTGTAAAATCAGTGTGTGAATAATTGAGCTGTCGATATTTGATTATATATATTACAAGCAGAGAGATGGCGACGCCGGCTGCGACGACGGGGTAGCAGCCGAAGTAGGcgtcggagacggcggcgccgatGACGGGCGCGAGCTGCATGCAGCCGCGGACGATGTTGGAGATCTGGGCGGCGTCGATGCTCTTGACGTTGTACTTCCTGATGAGGTAGACGATGAGGTTGCTGCTCGTGGCGCTCATGGCCATCCCCAGACCTATCACGCTCCCTGAACGTATATACACGCACACCGTACGAAACATCTCAAGAAATATACGCTAGTAAGTGTACAGTGAAGCTTCATTCTCGTTgccaggaaaaaaaagaaaaagaaaagacggTTTCGCAACCTGCAAGAAACGGCAGAGTGATCCagcctcctcctttcttcctgaCAGGTGTCTGATGGTCAGATGATACAGTAGATGCAGCTGTTCTCATGTTGCTCAGGCAGCTAACTGTGTACTGAGGTGAGGAGAGAGTAAGGCAATGCGTGTGAACTTGTCCGAGCACTGTCCCTATATATGTGTACATATACAAGCTAACGTCAAAATctgcaagaaaaagaaaaaagaagtaaaaGGCAGTGTAGTAAAATTTTATCCAGTAGAAAAAGAAGGGATAAGAATGTACAATTGTATGGATGAATGAATAATGGAAGAGCTTTATTCGCTTAGTTAGTTTATAAAGATTTGGTCTACACACTACGTATACAGCACCTACGTACGTAGAGATCACAGAGTATCTTTTGCCTTTGCCGTAATAGGACGCTAGACTACTCGATCCCGTCGTCTGTCATGATGATCGACAACATGGATCATTTCATTTCATGCATGATAGAGATCTATCTATC
This window encodes:
- the LOC101770051 gene encoding mitochondrial import inner membrane translocase subunit PAM16 like 2, with protein sequence MAARLLANLIVMGGSVMGRAMLQAYRKAIVNANQTGAAQEAINGIRRASKVMTEQEARQILGISEKSTWEEIVQKYDTMFERNAKNGSFYLQSKVHRAKECLEPLYQKPDVPN
- the LOC101770452 gene encoding protein NRT1/ PTR FAMILY 2.7, producing MRTAASTVSSDHQTPVRKKGGGWITLPFLAGSVIGLGMAMSATSSNLIVYLIRKYNVKSIDAAQISNIVRGCMQLAPVIGAAVSDAYFGCYPVVAAGVAISLLSFVVFTLTAAFPSLRPPACAPGAAASSSPPSCQPPSAIQAAVLYAAVCLLAVGNGGTRYNAAALGADQFVGGEEERRRGRDASFFSWYFVCLYASYVAGDTALVYVQDSVSWALGFGVCVVTTGLGLIALLAGSRYYRRPVQKGSPFTALARVVVAAARKATLSSTSLARMQYHHGSSRHSDATTQTQYHAPSQRFRFLNRAAMVAEGEVSVGKPWRLCTVREVEDLKSLLRVLPLWSSGILVSTTVNAQVSLTVLQALTMDRALGPRFAVPAASMTVTVLIAFVLSAALYDRLVAPLWERLAGGRKPTPLQRVGLGHALNVASMAVAALVERRRIRVAHAHGSAATVPMSALWLVAQLALTGAEEALHLPGNTALFYQEFPATLRSTATAMPPLFIAVGSYLSTAFVDAVRRATGWLPDDLNRSRLDMVYWTLALVAAVNLGYFLVCAITYQYKNVVDGDGKDNQIMDEK